Proteins found in one Venturia canescens isolate UGA chromosome 8, ASM1945775v1, whole genome shotgun sequence genomic segment:
- the LOC122414802 gene encoding uncharacterized protein, whose amino-acid sequence MPTRICVSFDMGWTTRGTGRSYDSLSGNAVLIGLFSKKIIAYIAENRKCKKCDAGHSQQDHDCRKNCAGTAKGMEPKAAVEMTVRNPIFKKNKIQVGLIVADNDSTAIAAIRKSSNHEVVKQCDKNHTSKGVVNELYRLKGKYKELTVDTITYLQRCFSYCISQNQGNIQEMARAIRNIPYHCFNRHTNCGNWCTFKEHPEIYRHANINDGFHDESLFESLRNLFDILASKASSFAAGVSSNANESFNAMHVSKAPKSRVYGMSQSGDMRLACAVLKKNVGEEYVVKLTEKLSLSPGKYTEHYANNETSKAKRRYQSAITPQFKRRRLFLKKQKTMLRHQTESLEGVTYKRNIDLLKPHNARSDSSTIDKESSEVVIFFDLETGGLAKTADILQIAATCGNSSFSVYIQPTQKIDQRASAINGLRIVNEHLEYRGQIIPTLPLSSGMQEFYAFLQKFERKCVLTAHNCEFDSSRLLIAIEKTNMTDEFETVVHGFCDTLAITRRMPGSSARGNKLSELAKYYNIQSNDAHNAAADVAMLEAVIKKLNVSDEILIKSAVTWKKVIEKKDFLRRLPKEMMRLDKIKDCTSLGTRKKMVAAGITLEMIKCAYDENKIFGLINLLGEDENGILRVTKSRKIVQKIYDFLSRT is encoded by the coding sequence ATGCCGACTCGCATTTGCGTATCATTCGACATGGGATGGACAACTCGAGGTACCGGTCGCAGCTACGACAGCCTGAGTGGCAACGCAGTTCTCATTGGCCTATTcagcaaaaaaataatcgcttACATAGCGGAGAACCGAAAATGTAAGAAGTGCGATGCGGGACATTCCCAACAGGACCATGATTgcagaaaaaattgtgctgGAACAGCCAAAGGGATGGAGCCCAAGGCTGCGGTTGAAATGACCGTGCGAAATCCGATTttcaaaaagaataaaatacaaGTTGGATTGATTGTAGCTGACAATGACAGTACTGCTATTGCAGCAATTCGAAAATCGAGCAATCACGAAGTCGTGAAACAATGTGATAAAAATCACACCAGCAAGGGTGTTGTGAATGAATTGTACAGGCTGAAAGGAAAATACAAGGAACTGACCGTGGACACCATAACATATCTACAGCGCTGTTTTTCATATTGCATATCTCAAAATCAAGGAAATATTCAGGAGATGGCCCGAGCAATACGGAATATCCCGTACCATTGCTTCAATCGACATACCAACTGTGGGAATTGGTGTACTTTTAAAGAACATCCGGAGATTTATCGACACGCGAATATTAATGACGGCTTCCACGATGAGAGTTTGTTTGAATCCCTGCGAAATTTATTTGACATACTCGCAAGCAAAGCAAGTAGTTTCGCTGCTGGTGTTTCCAGCAATGCGAATGAAAGCTTTAATGCGATGCATGTCAGTAAGGCGCCTAAGTCACGCGTGTATGGCATGTCACAATCGGGTGATATGAGGCTGGCATGTGCAgtcctaaaaaaaaatgtcggggAGGAATATGTCGTGAAGCTTACCGAGAAGCTATCGTTGTCTCCTGGGAAATACACTGAACATTATGCAAATAATGAAACCTCCAAGGCAAAAAGAAGGTATCAGTCCGCTATAACTCCGCAATTTAAAAGACGTCGACTGTTTCTCAAAAAACAGAAAACTATGTTACGGCACCAAACCGAATCTTTAGAAGGAGTAACGTATAAAAGGAACATCGATCTTCTCAAACCTCACAATGCTCGATCAGATTCCTCCACGATTGATAAAGAATCTTCTGAGGTTGTAATCTTTTTTGACTTGGAAACGGGAGGTCTTGCTAAAACCGCAGACATTCTTCAGATAGCTGCAACATGCGGTAATTCGTCTTTTTCCGTCTACATACAACCAACACAGAAAATTGATCAACGGGCGAGTGCCATTAACGGATTGCGGATTGTTAACGAGCATCTCGAGTATCGTGGGCAGATAATTCCAACACTACCTTTATCGTCAGGCATGCAagaattttatgcttttcTACAAAAGTTCGAAAGAAAATGTGTTTTAACCGCACATAATTGTGAATTTGATTCCTCCAGATTGTTAATTGCTATCGAAAAAACGAACATGACAGATGAATTCGAAACAGTCGTGCATGGGTTTTGCGATACACTAGCAATAACAAGAAGAATGCCTGGATCGAGTGCAAGAGGAAATAAATTATCAGAATTGGCAAAATATTATAACATCCAGTCGAATGATGCCCACAATGCCGCTGCTGACGTTGCCATGCTTGAAGCGGttatcaaaaaattgaatgtttctGATGAGATATTGATCAAGTCTGCCGTAAcgtggaaaaaagttattgaaaaaaaagattttctcaGACGATTGCCAAAGGAGATGATGAGACTTGATAAGATAAAAGACTGTACATCGTTGGGcacacggaaaaaaatggttgcaGCTGGAATTACACTCGAGATGATTAAATGCGCCtacgacgaaaataaaattttcggacTGATCAATCTCTTGGGCGAAGATGAGAACGGGATTTTGCGGGTCACGAAATCGCGCAAAAtcgttcaaaaaatttacgattttctAAGTCGTACTTAG